In Primulina eburnea isolate SZY01 chromosome 14, ASM2296580v1, whole genome shotgun sequence, the following proteins share a genomic window:
- the LOC140812289 gene encoding uncharacterized protein, with protein sequence MELRWRSRKTNQNCIVLSDKLQYLGIHYGNILLKHSSLLIGNILRDTLSQILKLLFFGFTASNLFKMMLKYRPEDKAQNKERLLKRARAEAEGKTPEVKKPIVVKYGLNHVTYLIEQNNAQLVVIAHDVDPIELVVWLPALCRKMEIPYCIVKGKARLGTIVHKKTAYVLCLTSVKNEDKMEFSKILEAIKVRDLPKTCCKFSAASNKLYLKLGKSGEGVLWAQNLRLRQKPKKNSLQRRLLKG encoded by the exons ATGGAGCTGCGGTGGAGGAGCAGGAAAACCAACCAAAATTGTATCGTTTTGAGTGATAAGTTGCAATATTTAG GAATCCATTATGGTAACATATTACTGAAGCATTCTAGCTTGCTGATAggaaatattttgagggatacTCTCAGTCAAATactcaaattattattttttggattCACAGCTTCAAATCTGTTCAAGATGATGCTCAAATACAGGCCCGAGGATAAAGCTCAAAATAAAGAACGCCTTCTGAAAAGAGCTCGGGCTGAAGCTGAAGGAAAAACTCCTGAAGTTAAGAAGCCTATTGTCGTTAAATATGGACTGAACCATGTGACCTATCTGATTGAGCAG AACAATGCCCAGTTGGTTGTTATTGCTCATGATGTGGATCCAATCGAATTGGTTGTATGGCTCCCTGCTTTATGCAGGAAAATGGAAATTCCATACTGCATTGTAAAGGGGAAGGCTAGGTTAGGAACT ATTGTTCACAAGAAGACTGCATATGTCTTGTGTCTGACCTCCGTGAAGAATGAAGACAAAATGGAGTTCAGTAAAATTTTGGAAGCTATCAAGGTAAGAGATTTACCAAAAACATGCTGTAAATTTTCTGCAGCTTCGAACAAGCTCTATTTGAAACTAGGAAAAAGTGGGGAGGGGGTGTTATGGGCTCAAAATCTCAGGCTAAGACAAAAGCCAAAGAAAAACTCCTTGCAAAGGAGGCTGCTCAAAGGATGA
- the LOC140812908 gene encoding uncharacterized protein isoform X1 codes for MGSSPRRQKTVGNNECLLRSSLICEQRAENSVCLLCSLLPYSCSSFVHKPVFPLLVVGKLLLCTTSLGLRRNMSLFMLVRITTITIFMSAGKARVILHQCLRIVTAYMALTSYRRN; via the exons ATGGGCTCCTCTCCACGGCGACAGAAAACAGTGGGCAACAATGAGTGTCTCCTTCGTTCTTCGCTTATCTG CGAACAAAGGGCGGAAAATAGTGTTTGCTTGCTCTGTTCTCTACTTCCATATTCTTGCAGCTCTTTCGTTCACAAACCGGTGTTCCCCCTTCTTGTCGTAGGAAAGCTTCTACTGT GTACGACTTCCCTTGGACTCCGACGAAATATGTCCCTTTTTATGTTGGTGCGGATTACCACGATTACCATCTTTATGTCGGCGGGCAAAGCCAGAGTAATTTTGCATCAATGTTTACGTATTGTGACTGCATATATGGCACTGACAAG TTACAGGAGAAACTGA
- the LOC140812908 gene encoding uncharacterized protein isoform X2, which translates to MGSSPRRQKTVGNNECLLRSSLICEQRAENSVCLLCSLLPYSCSSFVHKPVFPLLVVGKLLLCTTSLGLRRNMSLFMLVRITTITIFMSAGKARLQEKLKSNSVKNGSL; encoded by the exons ATGGGCTCCTCTCCACGGCGACAGAAAACAGTGGGCAACAATGAGTGTCTCCTTCGTTCTTCGCTTATCTG CGAACAAAGGGCGGAAAATAGTGTTTGCTTGCTCTGTTCTCTACTTCCATATTCTTGCAGCTCTTTCGTTCACAAACCGGTGTTCCCCCTTCTTGTCGTAGGAAAGCTTCTACTGT GTACGACTTCCCTTGGACTCCGACGAAATATGTCCCTTTTTATGTTGGTGCGGATTACCACGATTACCATCTTTATGTCGGCGGGCAAAGCCAGA TTACAGGAGAAACTGAAAAGCAACAGCGTGAAGAACGGAAGTTTGTAG
- the LOC140812908 gene encoding uncharacterized protein isoform X3 has protein sequence MGSSPRRQKTVGNNECLLRSSLICEQRAENSVCLLCSLLPYSCSSFVHKPVFPLLVVGKLLLFINEGLLFLKNKITGIPPSKESPPAVTGETEKQQREERKFVGPIDN, from the exons ATGGGCTCCTCTCCACGGCGACAGAAAACAGTGGGCAACAATGAGTGTCTCCTTCGTTCTTCGCTTATCTG CGAACAAAGGGCGGAAAATAGTGTTTGCTTGCTCTGTTCTCTACTTCCATATTCTTGCAGCTCTTTCGTTCACAAACCGGTGTTCCCCCTTCTTGTCGTAGGAAAGCTTCTACTGT TTATCAACGAAGGACTgctctttttaaaaaataaaatcaccGGGATACCGCCATCAAAAGAAAGTCCTCCAGCAG TTACAGGAGAAACTGAAAAGCAACAGCGTGAAGAACGGAAGTTTGTAGGACCAATTGATAATTAG
- the LOC140812908 gene encoding uncharacterized protein isoform X4 gives MGSSPRRQKTVGNNECLLRSSLICEQRAENSVCLLCSLLPYSCSSFVHKPVFPLLVVGKLLLCTTSLGLRRNMSLFMLVRITTITIFMSAGKARLSTKDCSF, from the exons ATGGGCTCCTCTCCACGGCGACAGAAAACAGTGGGCAACAATGAGTGTCTCCTTCGTTCTTCGCTTATCTG CGAACAAAGGGCGGAAAATAGTGTTTGCTTGCTCTGTTCTCTACTTCCATATTCTTGCAGCTCTTTCGTTCACAAACCGGTGTTCCCCCTTCTTGTCGTAGGAAAGCTTCTACTGT GTACGACTTCCCTTGGACTCCGACGAAATATGTCCCTTTTTATGTTGGTGCGGATTACCACGATTACCATCTTTATGTCGGCGGGCAAAGCCAGA TTATCAACGAAGGACTgctctttttaa